DNA from Deltaproteobacteria bacterium:
CGGCAGGGCGATCGCCCGCGTCACCCCGTCCTCCTTCATCTCGAGGGCGGCGTGCTTGGCCAGCGGATGCCAGTATCGCATCGCCACGTACACCTTGAAGGGGGCGCCCGTCGCCTCCAGCGCCTCCTGCAGGGCGTACCGCTGCGCCTCGGTCAGGGCCGCGATCGGGGACCCGCCGCCGATCTCCTCGTAGTAGCGTCGGACCTTCCGGGCTCGAAGCCCCGAGACGATCCAGGCGAAGAGCGGCTGCGTGACCGCGGCCGCTGGAAGGCGGATCAGCTCCCGGTCGGAGAACAGGCGCGCCAGGAACGGGCGGATGGCGGACAGGGAGTCGGGCCCCCCCATGTTGAGGAGGACGACTCCCGTGAGCGGGCCGGCGGATGGCAAGGACGAGGTCCCTCCGGGGCGAGCCCCCGCTTACGCCTTGCGGCCGAGCCGGTGGACCGCCTCGACCATCGCGATCGCGTGCTCCGGGTTGGTGGGCGGAAGGATCCCGTGCCCGAGGTTGAAGATGTGGGACGACGCCTTCTCCCCGCGCCGCAGCACGTCCCGCACGCAGTCGTCGATCTTCTCCGGCGGGTGGAAGAGCATCGTCGGGTCCATGTTCCCCTGGATCGCCTTGTCCTGCCCCACGACCATCGCGGCGACGTCGAGCGGGATCCGCCAGTCCACGGCGACCACGTCGACCGGGAGCGTCCGGATCGACGTGAGCAGCGTGGCGCAGTCGTTGGCGAAATGGATCACCGGGGCGCCGCTGCGTTTCAGCCCCGCCACCACCTGGCGGGTGTACGGCAGCGCGTACTCCTCGTAGTCGCCGGGCGTCAGGACTCCCGCCCACGTGTCGAAGATCTGCACCGCCTGCGCCCCCGCCGCGATCTGGGCGTTCAGGTAGGCGATCACGGTCTTCGTGATCTTCTCCATCAGCGACCGGTACACCTCCGGCGCCTGGTACATCAGTTTTTTCAGCTGGATGAAGTTCTTCGACGTACCGCCCTCGACGATGTACGACGCCAGCGTGAACGGCGCGCCGGAGAAGCCGATGAGCGGCACCTTCCCCTCGAACTCCCTCCGCAGGATCCGGATCGCCTCCATCACGAACGGGACCTTGTCCTCCGGGTCCGGGATCCGCAGGGAGTCGACGTCCCTCTGGTTCTGGATCGCCTTCCCCAGGAGCGGCCCCTTCCCGTCGTGGAACTCCAGCGGGACCCCCATCGCCTCGACCGGGATCAGGATGTCGGAGAAGAGGATCGCGGCGTCCACCCCGAGCCTCTCGACCGGCTGGATGGTGACCTGGGCCGCCAGCTCCGGGGTCTTGCACATCGTGAGGAACGAGTTGTTCCCCCGGATCTTCTGGTACTCGGGGAGGTACCGCCCCGCCTGGCGCATGATCCACACGGGCGTGACGTCGACCGGCTCGCGCCGGCACGCTTTCAGGAATCGGTATCCCGGCATGTTCCACCTCGGCAAAGGAGCGGGGGCGGCGAAACGTTCGCCTGCCCGCCTCCGGGGGATGCGGAGCAATTCACTACTTTACCCGCTCCGTCGCGGCCCTGTAAACCGCGGAGAGCGGAAAGGACGTCTATTTCGCGGATTTGCCCGCCTGGACCGCCTGGTTCAGCCGCTTGCGGGTCTTGATGGGCACGTAGTTGCAGAACGGCTCCTCCTCGAGGTAATCCTCGAGGACCGCGTCGGCCCGCGCGCGGCAGCCGCCGCAGACGTTGATGTATTCGCACTCGCCGCACCGCCCCTTGTACTTCTCGAACGCGCGGAGCGACTCGAACAGCTCGGACCGGTGCCAGATCTCCCCGAACTTCTGTTTCTTGACGTTCCCCGCCACCACGGGGAAGTAGGAGCACGGCTGGACGTTCCCCTTCGAGTCGATGAAGCAGATCGACTGTGCGCAGATGCACCCCTTGCCGCCGCCGGTGGAGAACGTCAGCGACCGGGGCTGGAACTTCTCCCCCTCCTCCTTCATCTTCTGGAGCCGCACCCGGTAGTAGTGCGGCGCGCAGGTGGGGCGGACCAGCATCTCCGTCTCCTGCTTCTCCATTTGGTAATGCCACTCGAGGATCTCCTCGTAATCCTCCTTGCTGATCAGCTCGCTCATGATCGCCTCGCCCCGCCCCGTGGGGACGATCATGAACATGTACCAGGCGTGGGCGCCGATCGACTTGGCCAGCTTGCAGGTGGCGGCGATGTCGTGCTGGTTCCGCTTGGTGAAGGAGGAGTTGACGATGAACTGCATCCCGTTGCGGTTGAAGACCTCCGCCGCCCGCAGCGTCGCCTCGAACGCCCCCGGCTGCTTCCGGAAGTCGTCGTGCACCGCCGCGGTGGAGCCGTCGAGCGACAGCGAGCAGATCCGGATCCCCGCCTCCTTCATCTTCCCGACGACCTCGTCGGTGACGAGCACGCCGTTGGTCGCGATGCACATCCGGAACCCTTTTTCGGTCCCGTACTTCGCGATCTCGAAGAGATCCCCGCGCAGGAGCGGCTCGCCGCCGGAGAGGACGAGCACCGGCTTCGACACCTCCGCGATGTCGTCGATGAGGCGCTTCGCTTCCTGCGTGCTGAAATCGGTGTCGTGCGACGTCATCGTGGACGACGCGCGGCAATGGATGCAGTTCAGGTTGCACCGCCCGGTCACTTCCCAGGCGATCCACTTCGGGATGAACTCTTCCGCGGCCAAGGTGTATCCTTTCTTTCGGGAAGCGGGTAATTGAAAATTATAACCTATCGGCGCCGGCGGTCGGCTTCGAACAACCGTTTCCCCCGGAGCGTCCAATGGATACGATGCGGCGGCTTCTCCCCATGTTCCTCGCGGCACTCCTTGCAGCGCCAGTCGCGGCGCGTTCGGCCGACTCCCGGGTGGAGCTGAAAAACGCCGATTCCATGTCGGTATCGGTCCCTCTCGGGACCGACAACGGGG
Protein-coding regions in this window:
- the hemE gene encoding uroporphyrinogen decarboxylase, with protein sequence MPGYRFLKACRREPVDVTPVWIMRQAGRYLPEYQKIRGNNSFLTMCKTPELAAQVTIQPVERLGVDAAILFSDILIPVEAMGVPLEFHDGKGPLLGKAIQNQRDVDSLRIPDPEDKVPFVMEAIRILRREFEGKVPLIGFSGAPFTLASYIVEGGTSKNFIQLKKLMYQAPEVYRSLMEKITKTVIAYLNAQIAAGAQAVQIFDTWAGVLTPGDYEEYALPYTRQVVAGLKRSGAPVIHFANDCATLLTSIRTLPVDVVAVDWRIPLDVAAMVVGQDKAIQGNMDPTMLFHPPEKIDDCVRDVLRRGEKASSHIFNLGHGILPPTNPEHAIAMVEAVHRLGRKA
- a CDS encoding radical SAM protein — protein: MGYNFQLPASRKKGYTLAAEEFIPKWIAWEVTGRCNLNCIHCRASSTMTSHDTDFSTQEAKRLIDDIAEVSKPVLVLSGGEPLLRGDLFEIAKYGTEKGFRMCIATNGVLVTDEVVGKMKEAGIRICSLSLDGSTAAVHDDFRKQPGAFEATLRAAEVFNRNGMQFIVNSSFTKRNQHDIAATCKLAKSIGAHAWYMFMIVPTGRGEAIMSELISKEDYEEILEWHYQMEKQETEMLVRPTCAPHYYRVRLQKMKEEGEKFQPRSLTFSTGGGKGCICAQSICFIDSKGNVQPCSYFPVVAGNVKKQKFGEIWHRSELFESLRAFEKYKGRCGECEYINVCGGCRARADAVLEDYLEEEPFCNYVPIKTRKRLNQAVQAGKSAK